TGGCTACTGCATGTATTACAATTACAACCTGCCCTTCCAAGGAGCGTAGAGAGGGCATGCATAGCTTACCCATTCTCCATTTGCATCCTTTCAACAACCCTGGAAGGTAGGCCAGGCCAAGTGAGGGTCACTATTATTAGAGTTTGGGGTTTAAACCTAAGTCTCCCTATTGCTAGCCTGACTCTCAGCCCACTAAAACCTTACACCGGGTAGTGAGATGTTAATCAGCAATGATACAGTGAACTCCCAAGCAAAGCCTGGGTTTCCCGGTTTATTCTAATTTAGTTCAAATTAATTGTTTTGCTGCACTTTCTCTGGAGACGTAATACTTTTAATGACAGGAAGTCATTAGTcaatatcagtggtccccaacctttttatcaccagggactggtcaacgcttgacaattttactgaggccggagggggggtagtcttttgccgagggacgttgccgctgcctgagcccctgctccacttgatttcctgccggcgcccctgacttcctaccgcccactggggggtgctgccagcagcagctgcacagtgccacgccaagggggagccccagccatggcggccgccagagagcaccaaaggtgagccggcagcacagcccctgaggcagcagccggggaggaggagccgcggcccagtaccaactgatccatggtccGGCCCGTCTccagaccgagggttggggaccactggtcaatATGATACTTTACGAAGTATTTGGAGTCTGTTacaaagattttatttttcaaagccCCTTGGTAAGGTTTCTGGAAATCTGCGGTACGTATTCTAATAATTAAAAATTAGTGTCAGTGATTCCCTATAGCAGAGTTTGAGAATGGAGTCTGGGAGATCTGTGTTCGAATCCCGGCTCTACCATGGGGGCTTCCTAGATGACCCTAGGCCGGTCACTGTAACTTGCTTCATGCAGTTCTTGGGAGAATAAAGTAGAGGTATATGATATTAAGCGTCTCTGAGTCCCTGCTGAGGAGAAAAGCGGGGCATGAGGAAAGATGACTTCTGAAATGCAATTGTTGTGCCGCTCCTTTAAATCCTGGGTGAGTTTAAGAATTACCCAAAAACACAGCCTTACCAAGTGCCAGCCACCAATGCCAAACCAGAGGAAATTCTTCCATCACTGTGGAGAAGAGGAAAAAGGCCAACAAACTTAGCAGCTGTATCACAATGGCATGCCAGCACAGTGATCCGACACGATACAACCAACCCAATAAccgcagctgggggaggggggagcggttGAGACATACAGGCTCCAATCTTTGCTGCCTCTGTTGTAGCTATGCCTTTAAGCAGCCTCCAGCACATAAAGTGAGCCAAAACAACTCTCCTCCAAGCAGGCAGGTATCAAGGAAGGGAAAATTGAACTGGATTCTTGTACAGTAAACAGCCCCTGCAACAAGCTTAATGGGTGCTATTCTGAAAGTTTATTATACAAAAGGAGGCTTCCTCACTGATCCAGTCCTTAAATTATTCAAGTGCAAGGTCATCCCTCATTGATtctatggagtagaggtctggggatggaggcAAAACATCATATCTAGGCTAGAcatgttcaaaatatatttttgtggCAAATCCGAGGGGAACTCCTGTTACTCTGATGAGCTCAGAAGCTGGTCTACCTTCTCTTGGTGCCCAAGTACACTTTGCAATTCTAAAATTGTGGAAAAATCATAGGTTAGCCAACTCAAACAAATTTAATCACCAATCTagtaatataatgttatctaaagATCTAGCACAGCGTAGCGTTATTAATAGCCTTCTTGCATGGTACTCCATCCCCAATGACCTCTTACATCCCTTAGTAAATAACTCCCAACTTAAGAGGCTgaatcttcaaaagtgatgcccagataGATAGATCGCAAATGTTGCAAACTAAGTCGGCATCATGGtccaagcagtttaaatatgATCATCCTAGAGCCTCTTATGTAATTAAGACTCCTAGCCATAGACCGTTTCCGCATGGAAGGGTAAgacacaagtggcttcctgcttgcaaatgcaggatggtaaacctcgcatttgcagtcctcctcatgggagactcctcccgcattttccctctgccctatcgtggctttttgccttctCACGAGGCTAccccattacatatttgactgTTCACTTTACGCTCAACCTAGGGTCGAATTCCTTGATGAAATCCTACatggcattagaagaagaagagttagttcttatatgccgcatttccctatccaaaggaggctcaaagtggcttacagttgccttccctttcctctccccacaacagaccccctgtgaggtgggtgaggctgagagagcccttatattactgcccggtcagagcagttttatcagtgctgtggcaagcccaaggtcacccagctggttgcatgtgggggagtgcagaatcgaacctggcatgccagattagaagtccgcactcctaaccactacaccaaactggctctttaaccTTCATTCTGTTGCCAAAAAGTTAATCTGTCTTCAATCTGACTGTGTTGACAGCGTTACATATAAAATGTCACTATTTGCTTTGGCTGAAAGGAAAATAAGGGCGGATGCTGTCACCGTTAAGGTAGGCTCTTAACACTCCTACATCTCTGTATTTTTGCATGCTGTTTCAACAGTTCTATGGTTTTAAGGGTTGCGCTTTTACAGTTTTACTGTTTTACCATTTACAaagacttagaagaagaagaagaagagttggttcttatatgccgcttttccctacccgaaggaggctcaaagcggcttacagtcgccttcccattacattttgtaaaggcctatggctatatacagaTTGTATTATTTCATTTCTATCCAGTGGAGACGCAAAGTCGCTTACAAAATTctccccttttatcctcacaaccaccaccccATGAGGAGGTTAGGCTAGCTGTATGTTGCCCAGCTTTCTTCCATGGCAAAAAgcaaaatcaaacctgggtctccaataTCCTAGTTCAATACGGTCAACAATACACCAGTGCTGGTTCTCGAACACATATCTGTGACAACATTGGTAGACCAGGGAGAAAACTGGGGAGGGGACAAAGAATAGGGCTTTTCTCAGCACATTTGCAGCTTCACAGACAATGGCTCCCTGGTGTACAAGCAGCAACCTCCCACACCCATCTCGAAATTGGAACATATAGAGCAGCAGTGCTGAACATTCATGCCCCAGCAACAAACCACCGATGTGGAGTCAGAAGACGCTCCAAATGGATGGCATTCCGGCTCACAACCCCAAAAAGAAGTCCTGGAGCTGCAGTCCGGTCTGGCTCAACTATGTTCCTGTGAGCAAGGGAGCCGCAGAGCTGAGCAAATCAGGCTGCCGTTGGGCACACGTGCCGGGGTTTGCATGCCTCCTGTTTGTCTGAGATCCTGGTTTCTCCTCTTGCCTTCCAGTTTTTAAGATAAGGGTGCAGGACTGTTTTTTGAACAACCTTTGTGAGATCCAGAAATACCGCTCTGTTCCAGCATGGCACAAATAACCTCGGCTCTCCTCTCTGTTTGCAAAGTCCATCTGTCTATTCGTGCTGCTGCTTCCCATATGCAGGGCTCATCAATCAGCTGTGAATTTGCCTGTCTTGCTCCTTTcatccatccatctccatccCAAAGCATAGAAGTTCTCTCTTTAAAATGTGACTCggggaagagaaacagctttgcttGTGCAGCAGGAGCAGCTGTCGTTTATCACACCGGGAGCCAACAGACGTAAATCATACCCACCCGGAGGAAGAGGGCCCAATGGCCCTAATAGGAAATCCCGGGGGAATCTGTGTCGTGAAATTAGCACCATCCCCACTGCCAGAAACATGCCCACATCCCCATTCAGCCAAATTGATTTGTTTAGAACTacaaaatcatagagtgggaagaggccatgctggccatctagtccaaccccttattCAACGGCAGGATCAGTCAAGTGTCCATGataagctggtgaggggtttggagaccaagacatatgaggaaaggttgggggagcttggtctgtttagcctggagaggaggcgactgagaggggatctgataaccatctccaagtatttaaaaggctgccttatagagcagtggtccgcaaccttttttaggctgcggaccggtggctgTGGGAGGGTGATCCAGCGACCGCGTGTGTGCGGCCGTGcatgtgcaaatgcacatgcgcagtcggtccatgcatgcatggcaggttCACTATGCAcggctgcaaatgcgcatgtgtggcacttgcgcgcatgtgtgcatgtgaggcacatgcatgcatgctgtgcatgcgcgtttgtggcctGTGCATGGCGCACACTGTGCATGcgtgctgtgcatgcacgtttgtggcctgTGCATGGATggaccgctttggcggccaatttgcttgcggcctgggaagtttctcattgtggggggggggggcagagagagggagccgcggacAGGTGCCGGGGCCTTCgtgcccggcaccgggccacagcccggtggttggggaccactgttatagaggatggagcagagttgttctctcttatccCGGAGGGATAGACCTGAACCACTAGGatgaaattcaaatgaaattccggaataagttcctgacagagcagtttctcagtggaacagacttcctcgggaggtggtgggttctcatctttggaaatgtttaaacagaggctggatagccatctgatggggaggcagattctgtgaagactcaagggggtggcaggtgacagtggatgagcgatagggctgtgagtgtcctgcatagtacaaggggttggaatagatgacccaggcagtcccttccaactctgtgattctatgactgtaagTGTTGTCCAggtgctgcttaaagaccaccaatgaggggaaGCTCATCATCTCCTTgcgcagccaattccactgctgagctactctgtgcggggggggggggggggaatcccggCTCtgtagctgataccattctacacataatttaaacccattactgcaagtcctatcctctgctgccaacttgtccaaggtcacccagctggctacatggggaagagcggggaatccaacctgacTGGCCAGATTAGAGGCGACAgctcttaactgctgcaccaagctggctctacaaaGTAAAAGGAgaggtgtggctcagtgggagagtaTCTGCTCAGCACTCAGTCTCCAGTTCAACCCCTCGCATCTCCAGCAGGTTATGCAGACCCGCAGTTCCCAACATTTTTGGTATGGTGACTCACAAGTCCAAACTTGCTTGGTGTGATGACCCATCCAGGTCTGGCGCAAAGATTTTTGGCCCCTTGAGCAAATTATGACTTTGGTGCCCAACGAGTTCAGCAGTCCATTTCCCAAAGTAGCTAACCAGACGTTTTTGAGAAACCAACGCACACTGCGTGCACACACCATGAACTCCAAGCAAATGGCAGGCATAGCTTTTGCATATGGTGGTTACGGTCCAGCCTCTGGTCACCCCCATCTCATTCTCCATTTAGCAATCATCAAGATACGCTTTAGGGTCGTGCGCTTCAGCCACGGAAGTGGCCATTCGGGCCCAAagtggccagcaccatggcacggGAGGGAGGGACGGCACCAGCACACCAGTCAGTgcgcacacacaggcacagagctctgcgcctgcatgcaggCACCAGGTTTCACGGCGCCACCCACACAACCACTACTCCCCACAGCTCTGGCTGCTTCAGACTcgaacggccactttggtggctgaagcacacaaccctaatatgCTTTATTTCATTAAAAGTATATGCAGGGAAGGAAAAAATACCAACTATTTGTTGTTAAGGGTGgcagtctctgatctggagagctgggtttgattccccgctcctgcacatgaagtcagctgggtgaccttgggctagtcaccgtgctcttagagctgttctcacagagttgttCTATCAAagagtcccacctacctctcaaggtgactgttgtgggagaggaatgggaaggcgactgtaagccgctttgagcctccttcgggtaggggaaagcggcatataagaaccaactcttcttattcttcttattcttcttcttattattattattctaatacATGGCATGGAAAATGTTGTTTCTAAGGTCCGAACTTGGTTTGCAAAATACCAAAGAGATCAACAGAAAGGACAGAGACAGCCCTTTCTTGCTGGCCTGCAACCAACCGTTGGGTTCTAATCCACAGGTGGGGAAACTCTGATGGAGAAACCTCAGCTTAAGAcaccggagagctgctgccagacagagtaggcaatattgaccttgatagaccaaggctGTGATTCAGGATAAGGCCACCTTCATATGTCAAGATTTCTCTATCGCCTATCATGTTCAGATGATCAAGGGtcaatgaagaaggagaagaagttgtttttttctaccctgcttttcgttacctgaaggagtcccaaagcagcttataatcaccttccatccctctccccacaacagtcaccttgagaggtaggtgggactctttgatagaacagctctgtgagaacagctctaacaggactgagactagcccaaggtcacccagctggcttcatatggaggagcagggaatcaaacccagctctccagatcggAGACTGCCACCCTTAACAACTACGCCCCTAAGTGGCCCTGGGAGTTTCTGAAGGGTAGCTCTGGTCCTAATAAAGGAATTACACAATCGGTGGTTTTGGCTTTTCCTTTCTGCAGTGACACGGCTGTAAACAAATTAGCTCTGTTTAGTCGGATCGGGAAAAGAAGCTTGCTACAACTTCAACATTTATTAGGGATTTCATGGACGTCTGAAGTGGGCTCGAGTCCATGGAAACGAATGTTGTTGGAAATGCTAGCTCCCAACAGACCGTTGGGTGGACAAGGAAAATCCTCACACTCCTTGCCAAGGGTATGAGAATTCGCCTTGCTCCATTCTGCTGTCATCTCTCCGTTTAGCCATGGGCAAGCATTTTGTTCCCCTCGGTCTGGCCAAGGGCATTTCAGCCCCACATGGCACATCTCTTGGGTTGCTGCTTCCCTCTGCAGTCTACTAAAATGCAGGCATAGAACAGTTACATTGACTGCACAGTCTTGTTAAATACCTATTTGAACATTCTATTACTGGTGAAATGAGGAAATGAAAAAGCATACCTCGGTTTGTTTTGAAGGATCGTGCCTGCAGCTAGACAGGTCAAATTGGGTGAATTTGGTGGTGGAGAGTTTTGTGAACCGCCTAGACCCACAgctgtctaaaacaggggtagtcaaactgcggccctccagatgtccatggactacaattcccttgagcccctgccagcattcgctggcaggggcttatgggaattgtagtccatggacatctggagggccgcagtttgactacccctggtctaaaacaatGGTGGCTGGCTATTGGAGACAGGGACTTTTTAGTTGTGACACCTCCGCAGGGAAACTCCGCCCTTCTAGCCATTTGCTTGTTGCTTTGGCTGCTGAAAGCCTTGGGGCTTTTTCCTCCTGGTTGTTTCCCCCACATTTACTTTTATAAATATTTCATCATTTGCTGGGGATGTGTTTACTGCTCCTGGCCTCTGAGAGATTTTTAACACTGCTGcttctttgtttttgttatttcatCAGTGGATTAACCTTGTCTTTCGATTGTGATGATGATTTTAGTTATTAAGGACTGGAGGGGGTGCATCTCAGTAACTCTCTTGGAAAACCTGTAAAGAAAGATTATTCTAAATATAAATCGGACTTTATACAAGATATACTTTGCTAGGAATGAGTGCTTTTTATATGCTCATGCATATGAGAACTCCTTCCTATTATCCTGACATGATTTCCTTGACCATGAGGCAGTTCAAAAGACATTTCAGACTTTGGGCTTCTGTTTCCACATTCTGgagaagaaagcatttttttccaGAGGCCTGTTCAGTCTTCTGCGATGCATCTctctttttatccccagtgaacAAGATATAGAATAAAATCCTGAAGCTACCTTGAAAATACAAGGGAAGCGTGCATGCTATAGCCCTGAGTTGGGATCTGAAGCCAGTGTGGTAACATCCAACCTAGATGTCATCTACAAGTTACAGATGAAAGCATGGTCCAAATTCTGCTTCTTTCCATACTCATTTTTACAAGCGGGTTCcatcctttattttttactgttggCTTGGTTGACAGCTTTTGAAGCGTAGTCATCCAGTTTACCAACTGGGCAAGGAATCCTGCAGATATTTAAGCCAAGGAAGAGCCAGAGGCAGTTCTAGCAGGAGTGAAAATCTTAGGGACATATCTGCCAGTTGTATGGAATCCAAGCTGAGcttctgtttccccccctgtTGCAGGCTTTTAAGCCTGGAAGGGGCCAGAAAAAACACGCCTTTGACACAAGCCAAAAAATACGAAACCCTGAGCCTTGTGACCTTTTGGCTCAGAATTCGTAGGACCAGCACATCCAGGACTAGCTCAGGCCTGTGTTGTGGTATATCACTGAAATAAGTGTTTCCTTTTGTAGTCAggagggatgggggagatttaaaataaattagaggTACATATAAATCATATAATGCGTATAacactgatctctctctctcttccacaaaGATCAATGCAAGTGGTTAGACGAAgagtgcatgcccatgaaagcttatatccagaattaaacgttGACTcccgtggcatctttaagaccaaccacctTGGTTTTACTGgtctctcctggctttccacaaactatgcaaaactgaactattcaagagagcttttctgTGTAGGTGACactgcactgtacaaaatgattcacagAGTTGCTGGAACAAATTTATTGGAGTCCATGTATAGTTTGCTGTACGTGGGATCTGACTGAATAATATCTGATATATGTTGTTATAGTGCTTAATGATTtgtttcagttcttttttttttagaattctgGTTGGTTCTGCCACCCTAATTTTTATAGCATTGGTCATAGAATGTCCCTGTCGATTATATGACCCACACTCTGTACAATCCGCCTTGACTCCCAGTGataaaggcagactataaataacatttttttaaagtttaaactcattgggtTGGATTCAGTCTATATTTTCCATTAATGACATGGAACTTGCCTGTCTCCCCttccactgagctccctgaaaTAATGGTCCATGGGGATAGGGGACTCTGGGGTACAGCATCAaactaagaaaagaaaaaggagcccctaaaataatgagttgcacaagaagaagaaactaAATTCTACCAGGATGAGAAATCTAAAATCCTTTCTAGCTCTGACCCCTTACAACCAACACTCAAAGCAAAAACAGGCTCCTTTTGCCAACTTCAAAGGGCTTTTCAGCTCACCTGCCCAGGTCAACAGCAAGTGGATGGAGGTGACTGTGAGGGCATAGTCCCACACCCAGCGCTTCAGCAGTACAGCGAAGAACAGGCCACTGCTGGAAAAGGTGATCTCCATGGAAATGATGTTCActagggaaggaggaaaagggaagaattGTTCTTCTAGAAACACACTAAAAACGCAGTGCTTTCCCTGTATTGCTAGCTGCTGGAGGAGGTTCTATTTCTATACAAAGTCTGCTCCCTGACTAGAAATGcaggaagaacataagaagagccctgctgaaatccaaccattggtccatcaagtccagcatctgTATCTCACAGTGGTCAACTGGTTGCCCCTGAAGGCCAACATACATAAGAtttggttttgataccccacttttccctccctaaaggagtctcaaagaagcttacagtcaccttccttccctctccccataacagacccctGTGACCAGGGcgaattctgcacacaatagataatgcactttcaatgcactttagaagtagattttcctgttccgcacaggaaactTCAACtgacaaagcacattgaaaatgcattatcctttgtgcGTGGAATGGAccctagaagctaagcagggtcggtcctggtaAGTACTTGGATCagatcaaaagtttaagagtctctgttatctcttttattttatttgcacttggactctgccagaacggtctcgatagttttccgttttcagtgttTTCGTCAGTGGCAAAACGAGTCCGACTTGAAAATATAAGCTtccagccttgactctccacaccaGAAGAGCGTTagcctaattatattttcaagtcAGACTcgttttgccactgatgaaagcactgaaaacggaaaacaatctagagaccattctggcagagtccaagtgcaaataaaataaaagagataacagagattcttaaacttttgatctttaattaagccactggacagattcaaGCTCCAGGTGGTGACAGCAGATCTGgcattacaaccaatctccaagttcccctggagaaaatgactgctttggaaggaggactcatATGTCATTGAAGTTCACCctaaccccatcctccccagtcCCCCCCATTCTCGGGCTCTgctccccccaagtctccaggtatttccctacccagaactAGCAGCCATCATGACCTGGTAACTTGGGGGAGGAAGCAATTGTTTATGACTGTGAGAATTAGGGGTGAAAGGAGCAAAAAACAGTCAGCTGCAGGAGGAATAGAATCCTTTTCCCTAAGGCCCCCTCTTGTCCATACAGAGTTGTGGAGTTGCATCTCATCCTCCAGCCCTCTAACTCTTGCACGAGCAGCTTCATCTCTAGGGCCTTGGAGAGACCTCTTCCTCAGCAAAAGCTCACCCAGATAGTTGGGGTTCCAGTAGGACGGTTCCGTCTTAAAATCAAAAGGCAGATGTGCATCAAAAGAGTTAAGCcttagaaaggaaagaaagagggggggaggtttAAGGTTAGAATGGATTATTCAGAGGTAGGGGGCCcctattttagaatcatagaatatcatATTCTTCCAATTCATAGAATATGATTTCtcag
Above is a window of Paroedura picta isolate Pp20150507F chromosome 5, Ppicta_v3.0, whole genome shotgun sequence DNA encoding:
- the LOC143837412 gene encoding putative transmembrane protein 244 isoform X1 yields the protein MLPSHGFQESRAAAIKTIVLQILLCLFIFYAIYYMIGSVFCGLFRLNSFDAHLPFDFKTEPSYWNPNYLVNIISMEITFSSSGLFFAVLLKRWVWDYALTVTSIHLLLTWAVMEEFPLVWHWWLALASGLFLMICNGEVITYFAYPESSSPDWDNYF
- the LOC143837412 gene encoding putative transmembrane protein 244 isoform X2 yields the protein MIGSVFCGLFRLNSFDAHLPFDFKTEPSYWNPNYLVNIISMEITFSSSGLFFAVLLKRWVWDYALTVTSIHLLLTWAVMEEFPLVWHWWLALASGLFLMICNGEVITYFAYPESSSPDWDNYF